A section of the Lampris incognitus isolate fLamInc1 chromosome 8, fLamInc1.hap2, whole genome shotgun sequence genome encodes:
- the LOC130116937 gene encoding protein yippee-like 1, whose protein sequence is MTRSKTFQAYLPNCHRTYSCIHCRAHLANHDELISKSFQGSQGRAYLFNSVVNVGCGPAEERVLLTGLHAVADIYCENCKTTLGWKYEHAFESSQKYKEGKFIIELAHMIKDNGWD, encoded by the exons ATGACACGCTCCAAGACCTTCCAGGCTTACCTGCCCAACTGCCATCGCACATACAGCTGCATCCACTGCCGAGCCCACCTCGCCAATCATGATGAGCTCATCTCCAAG TCATTCCAAGGAAGTCAAGGCAGAGCTTACCTCTTCAATTCAGT GGTAAATGTGGGCTGTGGACCAGCAGAGGAGCGGGTGCTGTTGACTGGCCTACACGCTGTGGCTGACATTTACTGTGAAAACTGTAAAACCACTTTAGGATGGAAATAT GAGCATGCATTTGAGAGCAGTCAGAAGTACAAGGAGGGCAAATTCATCATAGAGCTTGCCCACATGATTAAAGACAATGGCTGGGACTGA